A portion of the Gossypium arboreum isolate Shixiya-1 chromosome 8, ASM2569848v2, whole genome shotgun sequence genome contains these proteins:
- the LOC108468322 gene encoding uncharacterized protein LOC108468322, whose amino-acid sequence MEPYEALYGRRCCTPSCWTELGEQHVLGLGLVSDTKAQVRLVRDRLKEASDRQKSYMDLKRKEIEYSVGDLVFFKVSPWRMMLRFGRKEEIEVRQDLTFKEEPVQILEHDVKVLRKNSIPLVKVLWCNHSSKEATEEP is encoded by the exons atggaaccttacgaggcattatacgGTCGTAGGTGTTGTACACCTtcatgttggacagagttgggtgagcAGCATGTTTTGGGTCTTGGGTTGGTTTCTGATACCAAGGCTCAAGTTAGACTAGTTCGGGATCGTCTAAAGGAAGcatcagacagacagaagtcgtatATGGATCTGAAAcgcaaggagattgagtattctgtgggggacttagtATTTTTCAAGGTTTCACCATGGAGAATGATGTTGAGGTTTGGGCGAAAag aggagattgaggttaggcagGATCTAACTTTCAAGGAGGAACCGGTTCAGATTTTAGAGCATGATGTAAAAGTGTTAAGGAAGAATTctattccactggttaaggtacttTGGTGCAATCACAGCTCAAAAGAGGCCACAGAAGAACCCTAG